The Mannheimia granulomatis sequence GGAATGTCATCCTTCGGTTTATCAAATCAGCTTGGTATTGGGCGGGCGGAAGCACAAAAATATATGGATCTGTATTTCAAACGCTATCCTGCAGTGCAACAGTTTATGACTGATATTCGCGAAGTAGCGGCAGAGAAAGGCTATGTAGAAACTTTATTTGGTCGCCGTTTGTATCTACCTGATATTAAATCCGGCAATGCGATTTTACGAAAAGCGGCAGAACGTGTAGCGATTAACGCCCCAATGCAAGGTACTGCAGCGGATATTATTAAAGTGGCGATGATCGGTATTGATAATGCAATTCGTGACAATGATGAAATCAAAATGATTATGCAAGTTCATGATGAATTGGTATTTGAAGTGAAAGCGGATAAAATTGAGCATTATAGCCAGCTTATCAAAACCGAAATGGAAAAAGCGATTAACCTTAAAGTACCGTTGATTGCGGAAATCGGTGTTGGTGAGAACTGGGACGAGGCACATTAATCTATACAATTGAATGCTTTTATTGTATTGTTGTAGTAGTTCGTTGATATGAAACTTTTAATGATTTGTATGTCTAAGGAGCAAGATATATTTTTATATTAAGAGATCGATCTCCCCTCTTTGCTAAAGAGGGGAACTAGATAAATGTAATCTAAAAGTATGCTCATAGCGTTATAAATTAAGGAAAACAAATGAAACCATTATTTAAAAAATCTGTCTTTGGTTTGGCTTTATTAGGGCTAGCTAGCTCTGCATTTGCAAATACTCAAGCGGTGGCGGAACTACAACGTCGTTTAGAGCAAATAAGCCAATACAGTGCCGATTTCGACCAAACTGTGCGTTCGAGTAAAGGCAAAGAAATTCAAAAAGGACAAGGCAAATTCCACGTAAAACGCCCGAATTTATTTAGAATGGACACCAAATCGCCACAGGAAAATTTGATTGTATCTGACGGTCAGAATTTATGGTTTTACGATCCTTTTGTTTCACAAGTAACGGTAAATACCGTAAAAGATGCGGTAAATAATACGCCTTTCGTATTGTTGACTAGTAGTGATAAAAGTCATTGGGATCAATATGATGTCACTCAAAATGCCGATACTTTTGTGCTAAAACCGAAATCGAAAAAGAGTAACTTAAAGCAATTTGATGTACGTATTGACCAAAGTGGCATGGTAAAAGGTTTTAGTACCATTGAGCGTGACGGACAAAGTAATTTATATGTATTACGTAATATTACCGCAGGTGGTGTATCAAGCGAGTTATTTAAATTCAGCGTACCGAAAGGGGCTGAATTAGATGACCAGCGTGGCGGTAAAAAAACGAAAAAATAATTAACATTACAAGCGGTTATTTTTGTCGGGAAATTTGCAAAAAACTGACATTTTCTAACCGCTTGTTTATTTTGAGGTGGCGATGAATACCCTTTATAACCAACGAGATCCAAAAGAATGGGAACAGTTTTTAACGCTGTTAAAAGATGCGGTGACAGAAGATAAACTCGAGCCGTTTTTTTCTCTTTTTCTCACACCTGATGAACGCGGCTCTTTAGGGTTACGTGTACAAATTGTGCAGGCGTTGCTGCAAGGTGAAACTTCTCAGCGTGAGATTCAACAAAATTTGAATACCAGTGCGGCAACTATTACTCGTGGCTCGAATATGTTAAAAACCTTAGACCAAGATTTTCTTCAATGGGTGAACGGTAAACTCAATGGCAAAGAGTAAAAGCAGATTTCTAGTGAAAATTTTGAAGAAATTCATGCTTTTTTTCCGACCGAAACGGATGATTTCTCTCAAAAGTTGGATCTGGTTTGCAGTTAGCCGTATTGTGACGTTGTTTGGTGGATTATTTTTGATTTTAACGCTGCTTTTTTCGGTAGTTCCTGTGCCGTATTCTGCTTATATGGTGCAGAAAAAAGTAGAAAATTTAATCCAAGGTAAATCATACACTATCAAAAAAGAATGGGTAAGCTTAGATGAAATCGCTTGGCAAATGCAGATGGCAGTGATTGCTTCGGAAGACCAAAAATTTGAAAGTCATTTCGGTTTAGATTTAAAAGCAATAGAAACAGCATTGCGATTAAATTCTAAGTCTAAAAAAGTGCGTGGCGGCTCTACTATTTCCCAACAGACAGTGAAAAATCTGTTTTTGTGGCACGGACAAAGTTGGTTAAGAAAAGGGATTGAAGCTCCATTAACCGTTGTGTTAGAACATATTTGGCGTAAAGATCGCATTTTAGAGGTGTACCTTAATATTGCTGAATTTGGTAACGGGATTTTTGGCGTAGAGGCAGCTGCTCAGCATTTTTTTAAAAAGTCGGCAAGAAATCTGACTTTACAAGAATCTGCACTATTGGCAGCTTCTTTACCAAATCCATTGGTGTTTCGAGTGGATAAACCGGGACCAGGAATGCGAAAACGTCAAGCGTGGATTATTCGTCAAGTTTACGCACTTGATGGAAAACATTATTTAGATAAGTTGTAACGGTTAGATTCTCTTATCACCTTAATATCAATTTGCAAAATGGCTTAAACAAGCGGTCGATTTTTACTGCTATTTTGCAAATTTCATTCAAAAAGGATGGCATACATGAAGTGGTTAATGCTGTGCCGAGAACCGAGCTTATATAGCTGCAAGCAGATCAAACGGGTATGTGAGCAAAAAGGGATCGAATTGGATATTTTAGATCCTAACAGAATGCTGTTGGTCTTGGCAGATGGGCAATTTCAGCTATTTTATCAAGAAGGCGAAAGTTACGATAAGAATCGCCCACCACTTAAATTATTAGGTAAATATGATGGTGTTTTACCTCGATTCGGCACCAGTAGTACCGAAATGGGGTGTGCCGTATTGCGCCATTTTGAGGCTCAGGGTACAGTTGTTTTAAATAGTGCAGATGCGTTTAGCTTGGCTCGTAATAAATGGCAAAGTTTGCAAGTTTTAATGGCAAATCAATTACCTGTTCCTCACACTTCCTTTGCTGGCAATTTAGTCTCTGTGGGTGAGCAGCTCGCTCAATATTCCTTCCCAATAGTAGCGAAGGTATTAAACGGCTCACAAGGAAATGGGGTGATGTTGTTTGAAAAGCCTGCTAATGCTGAAAGTGTTTTGGCCACTTTTTCTCAGCTAAATGAGCCTTATCTATCGCAACAGTTTATTGCAGAATCAAAAGGGCATGACTTTCGGGCTTTTGTAATTGGAGATAAGGTTGTTGCAGCAATGCAACGTGTAGGGGCTAAAGATGAATTCCGAGCTAATATTCATCAAGGCGGAACAGCAAAAATAGCTGAATTAACCGAGTCTGAGCAATACTGGGTTGTTAAAGCAGCACAAGCAATTGGACTTGAAGTAGCTGGAGTTGATTTTCTTCGAACGCAACAAGGGATCTTAATTTTAGAAGTGAATGCAAGCCCAGGGTTTGAAGGGATTGAGCAGGTTAATAAGGTGGATGTTGCTGAAGAAATGGTAAGCTACTTTCTGACAAAAATGTGAAATATACCTAATGAGAGTTAATTATAGCGGTTGTTTTTAATTAATTTTTTGCAAAATAGCGTTATTTTTTGTAAAAATATTAAAAATGAGATCTGAATCATAAAAATAAGCGATATTTAGGAGTAAAATATCGCTTATTTTATTGGCATGATTTAATCTAGATACTAAGGTAGTAAAATGAGTGATTTAAAACAACAAGCCCTTGATTTCCATGAATTTCCTGTTCCGGGAAAAATTTCTGTAACCCCAACCAAATCTCTACAAACCCAACATGATTTAGCTCTTGCTTATTCTCCAGGCGTTGCTGAGCCTTGCTTAGAAATTGAAAAAGATCCGGCTGCGGCACATCGCTATACTGCTCGGGGTAATTTAGTGGCAGTGATTTCCAATGGGACTGCAGTTTTAGGCTTAGGGAATATAGGCGCGTTAGCGAGTAAGCCTGTTATGGAAGGAAAAGGAGTGCTGTTTAAAAAATTTGCCGGGGTGGATGTATTTGATATTGAGATCAACGAAAACGATCCGGAGAAATTAGTGGATATTATCGCTTCCTTAGAGCCAACCTTTGGCGGTATTAATCTTGAAGATATTAAGGCTCCGGAATGTTTTTATATTGAGAATAAATTACGTGAGCGTATGAGCATTCCTGTTTTCCATGATGATCAGCACGGTACGGCAATTATTGTCGGTGCTGCGGCAATTAATGCGCTAGAGATTGTAGAAAAAAATATTGCAGATGTTCGTTTGGTAGTTAATGGAGCAGGGGCATCTGCGATAGCCTGCACTAACCTATTACATGCGTTAGGTTTTAGAAAAGAAAATATCACTATGTGCGACTCTAAAGGTGTTATCTATCAAGGACGAGGTGATAATATGGATAAAACCAAGCAATTTTATGCAATTGAAGATAATGGGTGGAGAACATTAGCTGATGCGGTTGCCGGTGCAGATGTATTTCTTGGTTGCTCTAAAGGTGGGGCATTAACTCAAGAAATGGTGAGAACAATGGCAAAAGACCCGTTAATTCTTGCTTTAGCTAATCCAACACCTGAAATCACCCCTGATGAAGCAAAAGCAGTCCGTGCCGATGCGATTGTATGTACCGGTCGCTCGGATTATAAAAATCAAGTAAATAATGTACTTTGCTTTCCGTTTTTATTCCGCGGGGCATTAGATGTTGGTGCAACAGCAATTAATGAAGAAATGAAAATGGCTGCAGCACATGCGATTGCAGAATTGGCAAAAGAACCGGTGCCGTTTGAAGTACTTTCTACCTATGGTGAGCTTTCTTTTGGACCGGAATATGTTATTCCAACCCCATTTGATCCTCGCTTAATTGTGAATGTATCTATTGGTGTTGCAAAAGCCGCAATTAGAACCGGAGTGGCCACCCGACCTATTAATGATTGGGATGCTTACGCCGAGCGTTTAAGAAAATTAGTGGCGTAAGAACATGAGAAATAAAGAGAGAGGCTAGCCTCTCTTTATTTTTTACTTTGCATTTTTTAATAATTCAAGTAAAATACGCGCTCGGCATTTTATTATAAACATGCCGAAGTTTTTCCAAAACAGCTGGGTCGCCTGCTGTTTTTTATATTAACGGGGATATCCCCATTTTTACTTTAAGAGAATTAAACAATGTCATTCAAATTTGAAGCTGAAGTTCGTTCTGCGCAAGGTAAGGGTGCGAGCCGCCGCCTGCGTCACAATGGTCAAGTTCCTGCAATCATCTACGGTGGTAATGCAGAGCCTGTATCAATCATTTTAGATCACGATAAAGTGAACAATGCACAAGTACACGATGCGTTTTATAGCGAAGTGTTAACTATCGTTGTTGCGGGTAAAGAAGAGCAAGTTAAAGTTCAAGCGATTCAACGCCACCCAACCAAACCAAAATTAGTTCACTTGGATTTCAAACGCGCGTAATTTCACTCGTTAGTGAACAGTAAATCTAAAGAAAAGGATTGAGTTTTTAAAACTCAATCCTTTTTTGTTTTAGTTATACGTCAAAAGTTGGACTAAATCAACCTTGCAGCTTCTTATGGGTAAATATTTTTAACATCATTTGAACCTTGTACAATATAGAGCTTAATATTAAGTTCATTGATGAATTGTCCAAGTTTGTATTTAAAGAATGCAGTAAAAAAAGAGCGTTGTATTACAACGCTCTCTCTTATATTTCACGCTCTATTTTGACAAATTTAGAATGGAATATCATCATCAAAATTATTCATCACAGGTTCAGCTTGAGATGCTGGTTTTGATTGCTGTGGTGTTGAGTTTGAGGTTTGACTATAACCATAATTACTATTACCTTGACTATAGCTGTTGCCTGCCGGTGCTGAGCTGCCCCAACTGCCCGGTTGGTTACCCATTTCACTACCTTGGTTACGACCACCTAGCATTTGTAAAACATCACCTTGAATTTCAGTAGTATATCTGTCTTGCCCATTTTGATCTTGCCATTTACGAGTGCGTAGGCGACCTTCGACATAAACCTGTGAGCCTTTACGTAAATATTGACCACAAACCTCAGCTTGACGGCGGTAAAATACGATTCGATGCCATTCTGTTATCTCACGGCGTTCACCGGTATTTTTATCTGTCCAACTCTCAGATGTTGCAACGCTAATGTTTGCAACTGCTTCGCCGTTTGGCATTGTACGCATTTCAGGGTCGTTACCTAGGTTTCCGACAATAATTACTTTATTGATACCAGCCATAAAATCCTCTGTGATTCAATTAATTAATAAATTCGAAAACATTCTACCGTAAAATTAGAAAGTTGAATATAAGAAAACTGATATTTTGTACAGTTTTATGAAAATATGCGATAATGATCGAAAATTTAGCACACTAAATCGGACGAAAAAATGCAATATATCGATATTCGCGGAGCAAGAACGCATAATTTAAAAAATATTAATTTAACTTTACCTAGAGATAAATTTATCGTCATTACCGGGCTGTCCGGCTCGGGAAAATCCTCTTTAGCTTTTGATACGCTCTATGCAGAAGGACAACGCCGTTACGTTGAATCACTTTCAGCCTATGCCCGCCAATTTCTTTCGCTAATGGAAAAACCGGATGTTGATCATATCGAGGGGCTTTCTCCGGCAATTTCCATTGAGCAAAAATCCACTTCACATAACCCTCGTTCTACGGTAGGAACAGTTACGGAAATTCATGACTATTTGCGTTTATTGTTTGCTCGAGTGGGGGAGCCTCGTTGCCCTGAACATGATGTACCACTTGCAGCGCAAACTATTTCTCAAATGGTTGATAGAGTATTGGAGGAGCCTGAAGGCAAGCGTTTAATGTTACTTGCCCCTGTGGTGAAAGATCGTAAAGGTGAACACGTAAAATTATTGGAAAATTTGACCGCTAGTGGTTATTTAAGAGCAAGGATTGATGGTGAAATTTGTGATCTTTCAGATCCACCTGCATTAGAACTACAGAAAAAACATACTATTGAAGTTGTGGTTGATCGCTTTAAAGTAAGACCAGATTTGGCAACTCGTTTAGCCGAATCTTTTGAAACAGCGTTAGAACTGTCCGGTTCTACAGCGATTATTGCGGATATGGATGATCCAACAGCAGAAGAAATTGTGTTTTCTTCCAGCTTTGCTTGCCCGCATTGTGGCTATTCGTTGCATGAATTAGAGCCTCGCTTGTTTTCCTTTAATAACCCGGCAGGGGCTTGCCCGACTTGTGATGGTTTGGGCGTTGAGCAATTTTTTGATGAGAAAAAAGTGATTCAGAATTACGATGTTTCGTTAGCTTCTGGCGCTATTAAAGGCTGGGATCGCCGTAGTTTCTATTATTTCGGGTTATTGAAGGCAGTTGCCGAGCATTATGGTTTTGATTTAGAAACACCATTTGGTCAGTTACCGAAAAAATATCAACAAATTATTTTAAATGGTAGCAAAGAAGAAATTGAGTTCGTTTATGTGAACGATCGAGGTGATAAAGTCAAACGCAAGCACCTTTTTGAGGGGGTGTTGAATAATATGGCTCGTCGCTATAAAGAAACAGAATCAAACTCCGTGCGAGAAGAGTTGGCAAAATATATTAACACTCGCCCTTGTGTGGAGTGTGAAGGTTCCCGACTTCGCCGTGAGGCTCGCTATGTATTTTTAGATAAAACCAATTTGCCGATGGTATCTGAAAAAAGTATTGGTGAGGCATTAACTTTCTTTGAAGAGATTAAGCTTTCAGGGCAAAAAGAGAAAATTGCCGAGAAGATCTTAAAAGAAATTCGCGAGCGTTTGCAGTTTTTAGTTAATGTTGGTTTGAATTATCTCTCGCTTTCCCGTTCGGCAGAAACTCTATCAGGAGGGGAGGCTCAACGAATCCGTCTTGCCAGCCAAATTGGTGCCGGCTTGGTAGGCGTAATGTATGTGTTGGATGAACCTTCTATCGGATTACACCAGCGAGATAACGAACGCCTACTTAATACTTTAGTGCATTTACGCAATTTAGGTAACACCGTGATTGTGGTTGAACACGATGAAGATGCGATTCGAGCCGCTGATCATATTGTGGATATTGGTCCGGGGGCCGGTGTTCATGGTGGGCAAGTTATTGCTCAAGGCACAGCAGCCGAGATTATGCAAATTGATGACTCTATTACAGGGCAGTTTTTATCCGGCAAGCAGAAAATTGAGATCCCCGCTCAAAGAGTACCTTATGACGGTTCGAAATTACTGACTTTAACAGGTGCAAGCGGCAATAACTTGAAAAAGGTGAAGCTTGAAATTCCGGTGGGTTTATTCACTTGTATTACCGGCGTGTCGGGTTCGGGTAAATCGACTTTAATCAATGATACTTTGTTCCCGCTTGCCCAAAATGCGTTGAACCGTGCGGAAAACAGCGATGTTGCCCCTTATGAATCCATTGATGGCTTATCGCATTTCGATAAAGTAATTGATATCGACCAAAGTCCGATTGGGCGAACACCACGTTCTAATCCGGCAACTTACACAGGTTTGTTCACCCCAATTCGTGAACTTTTTGCTGGCACGCAAGAGGCACGAGCCAGAGGCTACAACGTTGGGCGGTTTAGCTTTAACGTAAGAGGAGGACGATGCGAAGCTTGTCAAGGCGATGGTGTAATTAAGGTAGAGATGCACTTTTTACCGGATGTTTATGTGCCGTGCGACCATTGTAAAGGTAAGCGTTATAACCGTGAAACTTTGGAAATTCGCTATAAAGGTAAAACAATTCATCAAGTACTGGATATGACAGTAGAAGAGGCAAGAGAGTTTTTTGCTCCTGTTCCAATGATTGCTCGTAAACTACAAACTTTGATGGATGTGGGCTTGTCTTATATCCGTTTAGGGCAATCTTCTACCACACTGTCAGGCGGTGAAGCACAACGGGTGAAATTAGCGACCGAGCTTTCTAAACGAGATACAGGTAAAACACTCTATATTCTTGATGAGCCAACAACAGGCTTACATTTTGCGGATATTAAGCAATTATTATCGGTATTACATCGCTTGCGTGATCAAGGAAATACTATTGTGGTGATCGAACATAATTTAGATGTGATTAAAACCGCAGACTGGATTGTCGATCTTGGCCCGGAAGGCGGTAGCGGCGGTGGTGAAATTATCGCAACCGGCACACCGGAACAGGTGGCTAAAGACAAGCGTTCTCACACTGCAAGATTCTTGAAAGAAATATTGGCGAAGGGCTAATCTTGGGTACAAGCGGTTATATTTTTCTAAAATTTTGCAATTGCAAAAAATACTAAAAATATAACCGCTTGTTTTTTTATCATTATTTAATTTTGTTGCAATTCCGCCTGCCTAATCTTTTCAAAAACAGATTCCAAATCACTACTGAATTGAATTTGCTGAATTTCCGGTACGATTTTTTGCGAACGCACTAACATTCGCATCGGCTGAAATTGTACATTGCTCATATAAAGCTTCTGGTGCGGTAACATATGCTGCACAAAGCGAGTGAGAGCATGAATGCCTCCTGCATCAAGTACCGTAACCGCATCGCATTGTAAAACGATATGTTTGATTTCTTGGTCGGTATGAATGGTTTTTTCGTGTAAATCAGCAAATAAATTATCAGCAGCGGCAAAAAAGAGAGGGCCACTGATTCGATAAACTAAAGCATCTGCCAAATCTTGCGGTGCTGCCATTTCAATCGTTTTTGTCATTTCTGCAATGGTACGGATGAATAATAGGCTTGCCAGCAACACGCCAACTGTAATTGCAATAACCATATCAAATAATACAGTCAACGTAATACAAGTGATTAACACCGCAATTTCATTTTTTCCTGAACGGCGAATGAGCTGAATAATTTGAGGAATATCCGCCATATTCCACGCAACAACCAGTAATAAGGCTGCCATTGATGAAAGCGGTAAGTAAGAGAGTGCTTTAGCAAAGAACAATAATGCAAATAAAACCAGTAACGCATGAACCATGCTGGATATTGGCGAAACTGCACCTGATCTTACATTAGCTGCTGAACGTGCAATAGCTGCTGTTGCAGTAATACCGCCTAAAAATGGTGAGGCAATATTGCCTAGCCCTTGTGCGAGTAATTCATTGTTGGAATGGTGTTTTGTATTGGTCATGTTGTCGCAAACTACCGCACATAATAGTGATTCAATCGCACCAAGCATAGCCATTGAAAAAGCTGCAGGTAATAATGCTTGAAGGGTTGTGAGATTCCAATTAACTTTTTCCCCTTGTGGATTAGGAATATTCCAAGGCAGTGTAAATTCCGGTAGTACACTTGGAATACCATATCCAATCGTGCCATCCGGCAGAACATATTGGAAAGCTGTGCCAATGGTTGCGACATGATACCCAAACGAAATAAGTAATAGCGATAAAAGCGTGCCGATAATTACCGCAGGTAAATGCCCCGGAATCGGTAATCTTAATTTATGCCAGTGAGTCAATATGAAAAAAGTCACGATACCGACTAAGGTATCTGCCCAGTTTATCGTAGGTAAGGCGGTCACAAGCGTATTGATCTTCCCGATATAGTGTTCGGGCATCTCACTAACGGTTAAACCTAGAAAATCTTTAATTTGAAGGGTCGAAATCACAATACCTATTCCACAGGTAAAGCCTAAGGTAACCGGGAGAGGAATATACTCAATTAAACGTCCTAAACGTAGTAATGCCATTAACACTAAGATAATGCCCGACAGCAACGTTGCCATTAAAAGTCCGCTTAAACCGAATTGTTGTGTAACAGGGTATAAAATAACCACAAATGCAGCTGTTGGACCTGAAATATTAAACCTTGAACCACCCGTTAAGGCTATTACAAAACCTGCCACAATTGCCGTGTATAAGCCATGTTGTGGTGGCACGCCGCTAGCAATTGCCAATGCCATAGAAAGAGGAATAGCAATAACGCCAACGGTTAAGCCGGCAATAATATCTCTTACTAAATGTTTTTGAGTATAGCCTGCCTGAAAAGCATCTTTTAATGCACTAAAAGGTTTGACGGCTAGAAAGGTATTTTTTGTTAGAAACCATTTGTTTAGCATAGGTCATCCAATATCAATAGAATTTTGAGTTAATTTTACTGCAGTTATATAAATTAATTTTGAGCTAACGCAATAAATAATAAGAAAATGCAAATAAATATAAAGATGATTTATGACTGAAGAAAGCGGTCATTTTTTTCGAAAAAGTTGCAAATATAAATAATTAGCTGATTTTATCTTTAAAATAGCGTAAAATGCCGCATAAATTTGTACTACTATAGTAGTGCGTTTATTTTCAATTTATTTAACTGTAATAAAATAACAAACAAATGGACAGTATTATTCATTTTCTTAGTTCGTTTTTAACGAATATCACCTGGATTGGTGCCTTAGAGCTAGGCTTAATTTATGCCCTTGTTGCTTTAGGTGTGCTGATTTCCTATAAAATTCTCGATTTTCCCGATTTAACCGCAGACGGCAGTTTCCCTTTAGGTGGTGCGGTGTGTGTGATCAGTATTTTAAATCAAGTTGATCCTTGGCTTGCCACGCTATACGGTACCTTAGCCGGCGCGGTGGCAGGAGTGATTACCGCGAGTTTGCATATCGGCTTTAAAATTGAAAAATTGCTTGCCAGTATTTTGATGATGATAGCACTTTATTCCATAAACTTACGCATTATGGGAATGCCGAATATCGCAATTCTTGGTGAAACTACGATTTATGATGTGATGCTGATTGAAAATGATCTGCAACTGGCATTAGTACGATTAGTAATGGCATTGTTGGTTGTAGTAATTGTGAAATGCTTGTTCGATCTGTTTTTTGCAACGGAAACCGGCTTAGCAATTAGGGCCACCGGCACAAACAGCCGAATGGCTAAAGCACAAGGCATTGCTGTGAATAAAATGACTATTCTGGGTATGGCAATTTCTAATGCTTTAATTGCATTAGGCGGTGCTTTATATGTGCAAAGTAATGGCGGAGTGGATATTTCTATCGGTGTGGGAACTATTGTTATCGGGCTTGCGGCAGTGATTATCGGTGAAGCAATATTCTCGGTAAAACGCATTATTTGGCTCACATTTGCCGTGATTATCGGCTCAGTGTTATACCGCTGCTTTATTGCGCTTGCCTTGAACAACGAAACTTTAAACGGCGTCGGTTTTGGACCTCAAGATTTAAATTTAATTACTGCTTTACTTGTAGTAATTGTGCTAGCTTTGCCAAGAATCAAGCAAACATTTGTGAGCAAAAGGAGGTAATATGATTGAATTAAATAACCTATTTATTACCTTCAATAAAGGCACTGCAATTGAGAATCCGGTTTTGCGTGGCTTATCATTAAAAGTTGAACAAGGTGAGTTTGTTTCTGTTATTGGCAGCAACGGAGCAGGTAAATCTACGATGCTAAATGCTATTAGCGGAGATTGCGAAGTAGATTCGGGCGAAATTTTAATTCAGGGCAATAAAGTGAATAACACTACCACTTGGCAGCGAGCAAACCAAGTGGCAAGAGTATTCCAAGACCCAATGGCAGGCACCTGTGAAAGCCTAACGATTGAAGAAAATATGGCTCTTGCTTATCAGCGTGGTGGTAAACGTGGTTTGGGTTTTGCAATTAGACGCCAGATGCGCGAATTGTTCAAAGAAAAACTCTCACTTTTAGGATTAGGCTTAGAAAATCGTTTAACAGATCAGATGGGAAGATTGTCCGGAGGACAACGCCAAGCGGTAAGTTTATTAATGGCCTCTCTCCAACCGTCTAATATTTTATTACTCGATGAGCATACTGCAGCTTTAGATCCGAAAACTACCGACTTCGTGTTGGAATTAACCAATAAAATTGTGCGGGAGCAGAAGTTAACCACTCTTATGGTAACGCATTCCATGCGTCAAGCGTTAGATTATGGCGATCGTACGGTAATGCTGCACCAAGGGCAGGTCGCCTTTGATGTTTCAGGAGAGCAGCGTAAAAAAATGGATGTTCCTGATTTACTGGAACTGTTTCAACAAAATCGTCACGAGCAACTCAGTGATGATGGTTTATTATTAGGAAACTGACAAATTACTATTCTACAAGCGGTTTTTTTGTAAAATCTTTTGCAAATTCAACCGCTTGTCTTATTTTAAATGACAAAATACGACGATAAAATTTTCAATGCGTTTAGTGAAGACGGTTTATTAAGCCAAAATATCAAAGGCTTTCGCCCACGGGAAGCACAGTTAGAAATGGCCCAAGCGGTCGGAAAAGCAGTTAAATTTGCTACTCCTGTGGTGGTTGAAGCAGGTACCGGTACGGGCAAAACCTTTGCTTATTTGGTGCCAGCACTGTTGTCTGGCAAGAAGACGATTGTCTCCACTGGTTCAAAAAACCTACAAGATCAGCTTTTTAATCGAGATCTCCCTACTATTCAAAAAGCCTTGAAATATAAAGGTAAAGTGGCTTTGTTGAAGGGGCGGGCAAACTATCTCTGTCTAGAGCGATTGGATCAAGTTGTGGCGATGGGGGTATTAGGTGATAAATCTGTCCTTGCCGATTTGAAAAAGGTCACTAAGTGGCAAAATTCGACTAAAAGCGGTGATCTCAGCGAATGTGTTACGATTGCTGAGGATAGCCCGATTTTACCACAATTAGTGAGTACAACTGAAAGCTGTTTAGGCTCTGATTGCCCGCATTTTAAAGATTGCTATGTGGTACAGGCGCGCCGTAAGGCAATGGAGGCTGATGTGGTTGTCGTTAATCATCATCTGTTTTGTGCTGATATGGCGGTGAAAGAAACTGGCTTTGGTGAGCTTATCCCTGAAGCAGAGTTGGTGATTTTCGATGAGGCCCATCAACTACCTGACATCGCTAGCCAATATTTCGGACAATCGCTTTCTTCCCGCCAACTTTTTGATATTTGCAAAGACACTAATATTGTTTATCGCACCGAATTAAAAGATGCGGCTCAATTAGGTAAAGCTTCAGATCACCTGACTAAAGTGGTGCAAGATTTCCGTTTATTGATTGGCGGAGAAGG is a genomic window containing:
- a CDS encoding ABC transporter permease; the encoded protein is MDSIIHFLSSFLTNITWIGALELGLIYALVALGVLISYKILDFPDLTADGSFPLGGAVCVISILNQVDPWLATLYGTLAGAVAGVITASLHIGFKIEKLLASILMMIALYSINLRIMGMPNIAILGETTIYDVMLIENDLQLALVRLVMALLVVVIVKCLFDLFFATETGLAIRATGTNSRMAKAQGIAVNKMTILGMAISNALIALGGALYVQSNGGVDISIGVGTIVIGLAAVIIGEAIFSVKRIIWLTFAVIIGSVLYRCFIALALNNETLNGVGFGPQDLNLITALLVVIVLALPRIKQTFVSKRR
- the uvrA gene encoding excinuclease ABC subunit UvrA; this translates as MQYIDIRGARTHNLKNINLTLPRDKFIVITGLSGSGKSSLAFDTLYAEGQRRYVESLSAYARQFLSLMEKPDVDHIEGLSPAISIEQKSTSHNPRSTVGTVTEIHDYLRLLFARVGEPRCPEHDVPLAAQTISQMVDRVLEEPEGKRLMLLAPVVKDRKGEHVKLLENLTASGYLRARIDGEICDLSDPPALELQKKHTIEVVVDRFKVRPDLATRLAESFETALELSGSTAIIADMDDPTAEEIVFSSSFACPHCGYSLHELEPRLFSFNNPAGACPTCDGLGVEQFFDEKKVIQNYDVSLASGAIKGWDRRSFYYFGLLKAVAEHYGFDLETPFGQLPKKYQQIILNGSKEEIEFVYVNDRGDKVKRKHLFEGVLNNMARRYKETESNSVREELAKYINTRPCVECEGSRLRREARYVFLDKTNLPMVSEKSIGEALTFFEEIKLSGQKEKIAEKILKEIRERLQFLVNVGLNYLSLSRSAETLSGGEAQRIRLASQIGAGLVGVMYVLDEPSIGLHQRDNERLLNTLVHLRNLGNTVIVVEHDEDAIRAADHIVDIGPGAGVHGGQVIAQGTAAEIMQIDDSITGQFLSGKQKIEIPAQRVPYDGSKLLTLTGASGNNLKKVKLEIPVGLFTCITGVSGSGKSTLINDTLFPLAQNALNRAENSDVAPYESIDGLSHFDKVIDIDQSPIGRTPRSNPATYTGLFTPIRELFAGTQEARARGYNVGRFSFNVRGGRCEACQGDGVIKVEMHFLPDVYVPCDHCKGKRYNRETLEIRYKGKTIHQVLDMTVEEAREFFAPVPMIARKLQTLMDVGLSYIRLGQSSTTLSGGEAQRVKLATELSKRDTGKTLYILDEPTTGLHFADIKQLLSVLHRLRDQGNTIVVIEHNLDVIKTADWIVDLGPEGGSGGGEIIATGTPEQVAKDKRSHTARFLKEILAKG
- the dauA gene encoding C4-dicarboxylic acid transporter DauA; the protein is MLNKWFLTKNTFLAVKPFSALKDAFQAGYTQKHLVRDIIAGLTVGVIAIPLSMALAIASGVPPQHGLYTAIVAGFVIALTGGSRFNISGPTAAFVVILYPVTQQFGLSGLLMATLLSGIILVLMALLRLGRLIEYIPLPVTLGFTCGIGIVISTLQIKDFLGLTVSEMPEHYIGKINTLVTALPTINWADTLVGIVTFFILTHWHKLRLPIPGHLPAVIIGTLLSLLLISFGYHVATIGTAFQYVLPDGTIGYGIPSVLPEFTLPWNIPNPQGEKVNWNLTTLQALLPAAFSMAMLGAIESLLCAVVCDNMTNTKHHSNNELLAQGLGNIASPFLGGITATAAIARSAANVRSGAVSPISSMVHALLVLFALLFFAKALSYLPLSSMAALLLVVAWNMADIPQIIQLIRRSGKNEIAVLITCITLTVLFDMVIAITVGVLLASLLFIRTIAEMTKTIEMAAPQDLADALVYRISGPLFFAAADNLFADLHEKTIHTDQEIKHIVLQCDAVTVLDAGGIHALTRFVQHMLPHQKLYMSNVQFQPMRMLVRSQKIVPEIQQIQFSSDLESVFEKIRQAELQQN